The Montipora capricornis isolate CH-2021 chromosome 6, ASM3666992v2, whole genome shotgun sequence genome has a window encoding:
- the LOC138052076 gene encoding uncharacterized protein, with the protein MHGYWGPEWYYVIHRFQKEDMERLLHALELPAYYECVQRTKCTGMEALMILLRRLVYPNRWCDLVPVFGRDEPQLSLIFNKVMDDIYERFNHLLTSLDLVWLDPELFSQAVEAKGAPLHQCWGFIDGTPRPIARPIRNQRIMFSGHKRTHCLKFQSVQAPNGIIAHMFGPIEGRRHDAFMLGVSGLADKLERLQTPTGEPYVIYGDPAYGITRNILAPFRGVRLTNDEQLFNTQMSKVRTCVEWGFGKICQNFAFMDLKKNLRVLLQPVGKYYLVASILVNCHTSLYGSQTSTYFNLEPPSLERYLSNH; encoded by the exons ATGCACGGATACTGGGGTCCTGAATGGTATTATGTCATCCACAGGTTTCAAAAAGAAGACATGGAACGCCTGCTACATGCATTGGAATTACCAGCATATTATGAATGTGTACAAAGAACCAAGTGTACAGGAATGGAAGCCCTCATGATTCTACTGAGAAGACTTGTGTACCCCAATCGATGGTGCGACCTTGTTCCAGTGTTCGGAAGGGATGAACCTCAACTCAGTcttattttcaacaaa GTGATGGATGATATCTATGAGCGGTTCAATCATTTGCTCACGTCATTAGACCTAGTTTGGCTAGATCCAGAGTTGTTCTCTCAGGCAGTTGAAGCAAAAGGTGCCCCCTTACACCAGTGCTGGGGGTTTATTGATGGGACACCAAGGCCTATTGCACGCCCTATAAGAAATCAGAGAATTATGTTCAGTGGACACAAGAGAACacattgtttaaaatttcag TCAGTACAAGCACCAAATGGCATTATTGCTCACATGTTTGGCCCCATAGAGGGACGAAGGCATGATGCCTTTATGCTTGGGGTCAGTGGTCTTGCTGATAAGCTTGAAAGACTTCAGACACCGACGGGAGAACCTTATGTCATATATGGTGACCCTGCATATGGAATAACCCGCAACATTCTAGCACCATTTCGTGGAGTCCGATTGACAAATGATGAGCAGTTGTTCAACACTCAAATGAGCAAAGTAAGAACATGTGTTGAGTGGGGCTTTGGCAAAATATGCCAAAACTTTGCCTTcatggatttaaaaaaaaacctgagaGTTTTGCTTCAGCCAGTTGGAAAGTACTATTTAGTTGCTTCTATCTTGGTGAACTGCCACACAAGCCTGTATGGGTCCCAAACAAGCACCTACTTTAACCTAGAACCACCATCTCTTGAAAGATATCTTTCAAACCACTAG